Proteins found in one Nitrospirota bacterium genomic segment:
- a CDS encoding cysteate synthase — translation MSHFTIICRGCGKELTDVYCAFCEHCKDSLLVTKYKDPFRDDCGSGIWKFNWLPVHQPTFEQPGSIVYRSQWLARHFGLENLFIAFNGYWPERGALLETCTFKEFEAAIVLQNAVENKVEGLIVASAGNTARAFAHLSVVAGFPAIIVVPRMCLMEMWYLESSSMVPTLAVGDGDYSDSIDVAKRISAISGLPFEGGVKNIAKRDGLGSTILEAVSKIGRLPDHYFQAVGSGTGGIGVWEMSERFLRDGRFGSGLPRLHLAQNLPFAPMVHAWEKQSRELFKEDLRPELIGQISTRVLSTRYPAYSVKGGVFDAMQACGGAMYGVTNREVFESLELFSNLEGIDLVPASAVAVGALRQAVEKGNVRKDETVLLNITGGGELMLGREKKTYNVEPTFVSKKITDKEIEDLVCTILKKN, via the coding sequence ATGAGCCATTTTACGATCATCTGCAGAGGCTGCGGCAAGGAACTGACAGACGTCTACTGTGCGTTTTGCGAGCACTGCAAAGACTCTTTGCTTGTCACGAAATACAAAGACCCTTTCAGAGATGATTGCGGCTCGGGTATCTGGAAATTCAACTGGCTTCCGGTTCATCAGCCGACGTTTGAGCAGCCCGGCAGCATTGTTTATCGGTCTCAATGGCTTGCACGCCATTTTGGGCTCGAAAATCTTTTTATCGCCTTCAACGGGTATTGGCCTGAGCGGGGGGCTTTGCTTGAAACCTGCACATTCAAGGAGTTCGAGGCGGCCATCGTTCTTCAAAACGCAGTCGAGAATAAAGTGGAAGGGCTTATTGTCGCATCGGCAGGAAATACTGCCAGGGCCTTTGCTCATCTCTCTGTTGTTGCCGGCTTTCCGGCGATAATCGTAGTACCGCGCATGTGCCTCATGGAGATGTGGTATCTCGAAAGTTCGTCTATGGTGCCGACCCTTGCGGTTGGCGATGGCGATTACTCTGACTCTATCGATGTTGCCAAACGGATCTCGGCGATCTCCGGGCTGCCCTTTGAAGGCGGCGTCAAAAATATAGCCAAGCGCGACGGTCTCGGCTCAACGATCCTTGAAGCTGTCTCGAAGATCGGCAGACTGCCTGACCATTACTTTCAGGCGGTCGGCAGCGGCACCGGAGGCATCGGAGTATGGGAAATGTCAGAGCGGTTCCTCAGGGACGGACGGTTCGGCTCGGGACTGCCCAGACTGCATCTGGCACAGAATCTGCCCTTTGCCCCGATGGTGCATGCCTGGGAGAAACAGAGCCGAGAACTGTTCAAGGAAGACCTTAGGCCGGAACTGATCGGTCAGATATCGACGCGCGTTCTTTCGACCCGATATCCTGCCTATTCGGTCAAAGGCGGCGTCTTTGACGCTATGCAGGCCTGCGGCGGCGCCATGTACGGCGTTACGAACAGGGAGGTATTTGAATCGCTGGAACTGTTCAGCAACCTTGAGGGCATAGACCTGGTGCCTGCTTCTGCAGTGGCGGTCGGCGCCTTGAGGCAGGCGGTAGAAAAGGGCAATGTCAGAAAAGATGAGACCGTGCTGCTGAATATCACCGGCGGCGGTGAACTGATGCTCGGCAGAGAAAAAAAGACCTATAATGTTGAACCGACATTTGTCTCGAAGAAGATCACGGACAAGGAGATCGAGGACCTGGTATGCACAATCCTGAAGAAGAACTGA
- the comD gene encoding sulfopyruvate decarboxylase subunit alpha, whose translation MHNPEEELISILKQEGIDFTASLPCEKFRVLLEMVAGRFFHLPLTREEEGVGICAGAALAGKRPAMFIQSSGIGNMINALLSLTGFYELPLAIFVSQRGIYQEKIAAQFPMGRGLPKILKGAGIRHTVIGSAEDLNVIPRKLKSVYKKNQIHAFLLSPAIWEGSSAKSTLILDQRPITCMIPEKRQEVLPPQYTRYEVLEMMAPCLEGRVVVSNLGWPSKELYALKHQPSNFYMLGSMGMATPIGLGISLSSEKEVVVIDGDGSLLMNPGVLATAAHAAPENLTILAIDNSSYGSTGSQETLTGSCVDLELVARGFGIGSTVKAAAREQLIAAMASDNRGLKFIHALALPGNKEVSNIPIDHLTIRDAVRNFLRR comes from the coding sequence ATGCACAATCCTGAAGAAGAACTGATATCCATTCTGAAACAGGAAGGCATTGATTTTACCGCTTCACTGCCGTGCGAAAAATTCAGGGTCCTGCTCGAGATGGTGGCCGGCCGGTTCTTTCATCTGCCGCTTACGCGCGAAGAAGAAGGCGTCGGCATCTGCGCAGGGGCAGCGCTTGCAGGAAAACGGCCTGCCATGTTCATCCAGAGCTCAGGCATCGGCAACATGATCAATGCCCTGTTGTCGCTGACCGGTTTCTATGAACTGCCGCTGGCGATCTTTGTGAGTCAGAGAGGAATTTATCAGGAAAAGATCGCTGCCCAGTTCCCGATGGGAAGAGGGCTGCCGAAGATCCTTAAGGGAGCCGGTATCCGCCATACTGTTATCGGCTCCGCAGAAGATCTCAACGTCATTCCACGGAAGCTGAAGAGTGTGTATAAGAAGAACCAGATACATGCCTTTCTTCTGAGCCCGGCGATATGGGAAGGTTCTTCTGCAAAAAGCACACTTATTCTTGACCAGCGTCCCATAACCTGCATGATCCCTGAAAAGCGGCAGGAGGTCTTGCCCCCGCAATATACACGGTATGAAGTTCTGGAGATGATGGCGCCCTGTCTTGAAGGCAGGGTTGTGGTGTCCAATCTGGGATGGCCTTCCAAGGAACTCTATGCGCTGAAGCACCAGCCATCCAATTTCTATATGTTAGGCAGTATGGGCATGGCAACGCCGATCGGTCTCGGCATAAGCCTTTCATCGGAGAAAGAAGTGGTTGTGATCGACGGCGACGGCAGCCTGCTGATGAACCCCGGTGTGCTTGCTACTGCCGCGCATGCTGCGCCGGAGAACCTGACGATCCTTGCGATCGACAACAGCTCTTATGGCTCAACAGGCAGCCAGGAGACCCTGACCGGTTCCTGCGTTGACCTCGAACTGGTTGCGAGAGGATTCGGCATCGGCAGCACCGTGAAGGCTGCAGCGCGGGAACAGCTGATCGCTGCCATGGCATCGGATAATAGAGGATTGAAGTTCATCCATGCGCTGGCGCTCCCCGGCAATAAGGAAGTGTCGAATATTCCGATAGACCATCTGACGATCAGAGACGCTGTAAGGAACTTTCTCAGAAGATAA
- a CDS encoding PAS domain S-box protein yields the protein MQNKFGSRHLTVAVKLIVSIAAAELLIMIIFNAVRIETMLSRTMINLADALLLSLAASVMIFVWVVRPMKSAEEYSSVESRGRLSEKRYRSLFESSMDAIYITEREGPFLEVNQATLDLFGYTREEMIGMDVRRIYADPDDRHRFQQEIEKQGYLRDYEVCFKNREGDEIDCLLSSSVLFTDDGNILGYQGIIRDVTEKKRMETALRENEEWLRTIFEASPAGIILVSPEGKITFANQRMAEMFGRTHSELIGLPYPELLHEAEKAVGDKKMRQLIAGELKQVTTERHYLRKDGSDFWGFLSGRRLEGPDGRLRALVGIIADITDRKKMEEQLYLSKQDWEETFNTLTDMVTVHDKDFNIIRANKAAELILGLPFLEMTKTKCYEYYHGTGCAPEGCPSCQVLKTAVPLTAEIFEPHLKKFIEIRAIPRLDKNNVLVGLIHVVRDISESKKLEDQLRQAQKMEAIGQLAGGIAHDFNNILSAIMGYGHLLLMKMADNDPLRNYVDQTLEASERAATLTHSLLAFSRKQTISLKLINMNELVKRFEKFLLRLIREDIEFKTVCADEDITVMADTGQIEQVLMNLVANARDAMPDAGKLTIRTGRVHIEDEFMKIDGHGKAGEYALITVSDTGIGMDEKTREKIFEPFFTTKEQGKGTGLGLAMVYGIVKQHDGYVTAYSEPGQGTTFKIYLPFVRPHAGVEITEERKEAAPVRGGTETVLVAEDDEALRKLASTVMGQFGYTVIEAVDGEDAVLKFMENRDRIQLIILDAIMPKKNGKQVYDEISSLSPRIKTLFTSGYTADVISPKGVLEKDMHFILKPVSPIDLLKKVREILDS from the coding sequence GTGCAGAATAAGTTCGGCTCTCGTCATCTGACCGTTGCCGTAAAGTTGATTGTCTCCATAGCTGCGGCAGAACTGCTTATCATGATCATATTCAACGCGGTCCGTATCGAAACCATGCTTTCGAGGACCATGATCAATCTCGCCGACGCTCTTCTGCTCAGCCTGGCCGCTTCGGTGATGATATTTGTCTGGGTGGTAAGGCCCATGAAATCAGCAGAAGAGTACAGCAGCGTGGAGAGCAGGGGAAGACTGAGCGAAAAGAGATACCGGTCGCTCTTTGAAAGTTCCATGGACGCCATATACATAACCGAGAGGGAAGGGCCGTTTCTTGAGGTGAACCAGGCGACGCTCGACCTTTTCGGTTATACGAGAGAAGAGATGATCGGTATGGATGTGCGGCGGATCTATGCAGATCCTGACGACCGCCACCGCTTTCAACAAGAGATCGAGAAGCAGGGCTATCTTAGGGATTACGAAGTCTGCTTCAAAAACAGGGAAGGAGACGAGATCGACTGCCTGCTTTCTTCCTCGGTACTTTTTACCGATGACGGTAATATCCTCGGATACCAGGGAATCATACGAGATGTCACTGAGAAGAAGCGGATGGAGACAGCCCTGCGGGAAAATGAAGAGTGGCTCAGGACCATTTTCGAGGCCTCGCCCGCAGGTATCATTCTTGTGAGCCCTGAGGGGAAGATCACCTTTGCGAATCAGCGCATGGCCGAGATGTTCGGCCGTACTCATTCTGAACTTATCGGGCTGCCGTATCCTGAGCTTCTGCATGAAGCCGAGAAGGCTGTCGGTGACAAGAAGATGAGGCAGCTGATAGCAGGTGAGCTGAAACAGGTCACTACTGAGCGGCATTACCTGCGGAAGGACGGAAGCGATTTCTGGGGCTTTCTTTCCGGCAGGAGACTGGAGGGACCTGACGGACGGCTCAGGGCGCTCGTGGGGATCATTGCTGACATAACGGACCGCAAGAAAATGGAAGAGCAGCTATACCTTTCCAAGCAGGACTGGGAAGAAACATTCAATACGCTCACTGATATGGTTACCGTTCACGACAAGGATTTCAATATTATCCGCGCAAACAAGGCTGCTGAGCTGATTCTGGGTCTGCCATTCCTGGAGATGACCAAAACAAAATGTTATGAATATTATCACGGCACCGGATGTGCGCCTGAGGGCTGCCCAAGCTGTCAGGTGCTGAAGACCGCTGTTCCGTTAACAGCGGAGATATTCGAGCCTCATCTAAAAAAGTTCATCGAGATCAGGGCCATCCCCCGTCTGGACAAGAATAACGTTCTTGTCGGCCTGATCCATGTGGTCAGGGACATCAGCGAGAGTAAGAAACTCGAAGACCAGCTCAGACAGGCGCAGAAGATGGAGGCGATCGGACAGCTTGCAGGCGGCATTGCCCATGATTTCAACAACATTCTTTCTGCAATTATGGGGTACGGACATCTCCTCCTTATGAAGATGGCTGACAATGACCCGCTACGGAACTATGTTGATCAGACCCTTGAGGCATCTGAGCGGGCAGCTACCCTTACGCACAGTCTCCTTGCCTTCAGCAGAAAACAGACGATCAGCCTGAAGCTGATCAATATGAACGAGCTTGTGAAAAGGTTCGAGAAGTTTCTTCTGCGGCTAATCCGGGAAGACATAGAGTTTAAAACCGTTTGTGCGGATGAGGACATCACGGTCATGGCTGACACCGGCCAGATAGAGCAGGTACTGATGAACCTTGTGGCCAATGCGCGGGATGCAATGCCTGATGCAGGGAAACTGACGATAAGGACAGGACGTGTTCATATTGAAGATGAATTCATGAAGATAGACGGCCATGGGAAAGCCGGGGAATACGCCCTTATTACGGTTTCAGACACAGGTATCGGCATGGATGAAAAGACAAGGGAGAAGATCTTTGAGCCCTTTTTTACGACCAAGGAACAGGGCAAGGGGACCGGGCTCGGCCTTGCCATGGTCTATGGCATTGTAAAGCAGCATGACGGATATGTTACGGCATACAGTGAGCCCGGGCAAGGCACCACATTCAAGATATATCTCCCGTTTGTCAGGCCTCACGCCGGTGTGGAGATCACTGAGGAGCGCAAAGAGGCAGCTCCGGTCAGGGGCGGGACCGAGACTGTTCTGGTTGCTGAAGATGACGAGGCATTAAGAAAGCTTGCTTCCACGGTAATGGGTCAATTTGGATATACGGTCATCGAGGCTGTTGACGGCGAGGATGCAGTCCTGAAATTCATGGAGAACAGGGATCGGATCCAGCTCATTATTCTTGATGCGATCATGCCCAAAAAGAACGGCAAGCAGGTTTATGACGAGATCTCATCCCTATCGCCGCGTATCAAGACCCTGTTTACCAGCGGATACACAGCAGACGTGATCAGCCCCAAAGGAGTTCTTGAAAAAGACATGCATTTTATCCTCAAGCCTGTTTCTCCCATCGATCTTCTGAAAAAAGTTCGGGAGATCCTCGATTCCTGA
- a CDS encoding PQQ-dependent sugar dehydrogenase — translation MAWPEITLKLFMSGLKQPTHIANAGDAGKRLFVTEQRGRVLLIKNGNVSPRPFLDISERVSCCGERGLLSIVFPPAYHKKNYFYLNYTDRSGDTVVARYRLTKDPDRADPKSEEIILTIKQPYANHNGGQLAFGTDGYLYIGMGDGGSAGDPQEYAQNPASLLGKMLRINVESDKMPYAVPPDNPFLNNTAYRPEIWATGLRNPWRFSFDRKKGDLYIADVGQNRYEEINVERKGSRGGRNYGWNIMEGLHCYKTKDCERKGLALPAAEYDHDKGCSVTGGMVYQGSRHPQMQGIYLYGDFCSGRIWGLKQEGETWMNRELKSSGLSISTFGEDEAGEVYVADYGKGNIYRIEAAVK, via the coding sequence ATGGCATGGCCGGAAATAACGCTCAAACTTTTCATGAGCGGTCTTAAACAGCCGACACATATAGCAAATGCAGGGGACGCCGGCAAGAGGCTTTTTGTCACAGAACAGAGGGGGAGGGTTCTACTAATAAAGAACGGTAATGTCAGCCCAAGACCTTTTCTGGATATTTCTGAACGGGTAAGCTGCTGCGGAGAACGCGGCCTGCTGAGCATCGTCTTCCCTCCCGCTTATCACAAAAAGAACTATTTCTATCTAAACTATACGGACAGGTCCGGCGATACGGTCGTTGCGCGCTATCGCCTCACGAAAGATCCGGACAGGGCTGATCCAAAAAGCGAAGAGATCATCCTGACGATCAAACAGCCTTACGCAAATCACAATGGCGGCCAGCTGGCTTTTGGCACTGACGGCTATTTATATATCGGTATGGGTGACGGCGGGTCTGCCGGCGATCCTCAAGAGTACGCACAAAATCCAGCGTCACTTCTCGGCAAGATGCTCAGAATAAATGTCGAGTCTGACAAAATGCCCTATGCTGTTCCGCCAGACAACCCGTTCTTGAACAACACCGCTTACAGGCCCGAGATATGGGCAACAGGCCTCAGAAATCCCTGGCGCTTCTCCTTTGACAGAAAAAAAGGTGACCTGTATATAGCTGATGTCGGACAGAACAGATACGAGGAGATCAATGTCGAGCGAAAAGGAAGCAGGGGCGGAAGAAATTATGGATGGAATATCATGGAGGGCCTCCACTGTTATAAGACAAAGGACTGCGAAAGGAAGGGACTTGCTCTTCCCGCCGCTGAATATGACCACGACAAGGGATGTTCGGTAACCGGAGGCATGGTTTACCAGGGCAGCAGGCACCCGCAGATGCAGGGCATCTATCTGTATGGGGATTTCTGCTCGGGCCGTATCTGGGGGTTGAAGCAGGAGGGGGAGACATGGATGAACAGGGAACTCAAGAGCTCCGGACTTTCGATCTCGACCTTTGGAGAAGATGAAGCAGGAGAGGTCTATGTTGCCGACTACGGCAAGGGGAATATCTACCGGATAGAGGCAGCAGTAAAATGA
- a CDS encoding ATP-binding protein has product MDELLNQITLLNKNLERIADSLSPSFDGSVLDCFMAFKCSSRNEQLLLKGIAAPDPIAFAEIIGIDDLLHELRENTEQFLQDLPCNNALLYGPRGTGKSSAVKALLNAYATRGLRMVEMPRDSLSHILDLADIIRRRPEKFIVFCDDLTFDEDERSYRQIKTVLEGGLETRPSNMLIYATSNRRHLIPELIEENQRDPKGELHPEDALEEKISLSDRFGLRLGFQYFDFDTYFEIVGNYAKIRKLRVNREELRHLAMQWSISGGSFSGRTARQFIDSLEGRLRKKKWKRE; this is encoded by the coding sequence ATGGACGAATTGCTGAATCAGATCACACTTCTGAACAAGAACCTTGAACGCATTGCAGATTCTCTTTCTCCTTCGTTCGACGGCTCGGTGCTGGATTGTTTCATGGCATTTAAATGCTCATCGCGCAATGAACAGCTCTTGCTGAAGGGCATTGCCGCACCAGACCCCATCGCCTTTGCCGAGATCATAGGCATCGACGATCTGCTCCATGAACTGAGAGAGAACACCGAGCAGTTCCTCCAGGACCTGCCCTGCAACAACGCCCTTCTGTACGGACCAAGGGGCACAGGCAAATCCTCAGCAGTAAAGGCCCTGCTCAATGCCTATGCAACTCGGGGCCTCAGGATGGTGGAGATGCCGCGGGATTCCCTTTCGCACATCCTCGACCTGGCAGACATCATCAGAAGGCGTCCAGAGAAGTTCATCGTATTCTGCGATGACCTCACCTTTGATGAGGATGAGAGGTCGTACCGGCAGATCAAGACCGTGCTTGAAGGCGGGCTTGAGACACGGCCTTCAAATATGCTGATCTATGCTACCTCGAACCGCAGGCATCTCATACCGGAATTGATCGAAGAGAACCAGCGTGATCCAAAGGGTGAACTTCATCCTGAAGATGCACTTGAGGAAAAGATATCACTTTCTGACCGCTTTGGCCTGCGCTTAGGGTTTCAGTATTTTGATTTTGATACGTATTTTGAGATTGTCGGGAACTATGCGAAGATCAGGAAACTCAGGGTTAACCGCGAGGAACTGAGACACCTGGCAATGCAATGGTCCATCTCCGGCGGCAGTTTCTCCGGCAGGACAGCACGCCAGTTCATTGACAGTCTTGAAGGAAGGCTCAGAAAAAAGAAATGGAAAAGGGAGTAG
- a CDS encoding GGDEF domain-containing protein — translation MFRKGYHIIMLSIFAAVSFWFIDAVVDYLIHYDEPFLSLLIFNRTEVAFRLLVSAAFLLFGLIMSGMFSKQKRTETALLQEINERKQVEERLYALSTRDELTGLYNRRGFFTLVEQQLKMADRGKNDIHIFYADMDNLKEINDTHGHQEGDLAIAEMAAILKETFRESDIIARVGGDEFVAVPVGTTGETVAVIADRINRNIELHNTERARSYRLSLSFGIVDYKPDSPVSIDELLFQGDALMYEQKNRKRLPAGIRQETIYEQE, via the coding sequence ATGTTCCGAAAAGGTTACCACATCATCATGCTCTCAATATTCGCTGCAGTCAGCTTCTGGTTTATCGATGCTGTTGTGGATTATCTCATTCATTATGACGAACCGTTCCTGTCTCTCCTAATATTTAACAGGACTGAAGTGGCCTTTCGTCTGCTCGTCTCAGCTGCCTTTCTTCTGTTTGGACTGATCATGTCCGGGATGTTTTCGAAGCAGAAGAGAACTGAAACAGCGCTTCTTCAGGAGATCAACGAGCGCAAGCAGGTCGAGGAAAGGTTATACGCGCTATCGACCCGGGATGAACTTACCGGTCTTTATAACCGCAGGGGTTTTTTTACACTTGTCGAACAGCAGCTGAAAATGGCGGATAGAGGGAAGAACGATATTCATATTTTTTATGCAGATATGGATAACCTGAAAGAGATCAATGACACGCATGGTCATCAGGAAGGCGATCTGGCAATTGCCGAGATGGCTGCCATTCTCAAGGAAACATTCCGAGAATCAGATATTATAGCCCGGGTCGGCGGCGACGAATTTGTGGCAGTGCCGGTCGGGACAACAGGCGAAACGGTTGCTGTCATAGCCGACCGTATCAATAGAAATATCGAACTGCACAACACCGAAAGGGCAAGGTCTTACAGGCTCTCTCTCAGCTTTGGCATTGTCGATTACAAACCGGATTCTCCTGTCTCGATCGATGAACTTCTCTTTCAGGGGGACGCGCTGATGTATGAGCAAAAGAACAGGAAGAGACTCCCTGCAGGAATTAGGCAGGAAACTATTTACGAACAGGAATAG
- a CDS encoding A/G-specific adenine glycosylase has translation MSDEMRCIEHIRTRGLTAQTIRNFQKLIYMHYHEHQRPMPWRKTRNTYHILLSEVMLQQTQVERVLVKYREFIRAFPNFSRLAKAPLAEVLRVWQGMGYNRRAINLKKLAELIVHEYQGKLPLVPEELVKLPGIGRYSSAAIHTFATNSPTFFIETNIRRVYIHFFFRDREGIRDDEIMPLIEKTMDRTNPREWYYALMDYGVKLKKEVANPNRRSAHYTRQSKFEGSQRQIRGQILKTLLHSAGMTKSSLEKMMTRVPENFDQILDGLIAEGFLKKSEGKFVIL, from the coding sequence ATGTCAGATGAAATGAGATGTATTGAACATATTCGGACGAGGGGATTAACCGCGCAGACGATCAGGAACTTTCAAAAGCTAATATATATGCATTATCACGAACACCAGCGGCCAATGCCCTGGCGCAAAACAAGAAACACCTATCACATACTCCTCTCTGAAGTGATGCTTCAGCAGACACAGGTGGAGCGGGTGCTGGTCAAATATCGCGAGTTCATCAGGGCCTTCCCAAACTTTTCGAGGCTCGCAAAGGCGCCGCTTGCTGAAGTCCTCAGGGTATGGCAAGGCATGGGATACAACCGCCGGGCAATAAACCTCAAAAAACTGGCAGAGCTTATTGTCCATGAATATCAGGGTAAGCTTCCCCTGGTCCCGGAAGAATTGGTCAAACTGCCGGGCATAGGCAGATATTCCTCAGCAGCCATTCACACGTTTGCAACGAACAGCCCAACTTTTTTCATCGAAACCAATATAAGACGTGTCTATATTCATTTCTTTTTTAGAGACAGGGAGGGCATCAGGGATGATGAGATCATGCCGCTGATCGAAAAGACAATGGACAGAACAAACCCGAGGGAGTGGTACTATGCGCTGATGGACTATGGGGTTAAGTTGAAAAAAGAGGTCGCAAATCCGAATCGCAGGAGCGCCCACTATACCAGACAGTCGAAATTCGAAGGCTCGCAGCGCCAGATCAGGGGCCAGATCCTGAAGACACTGCTCCATTCAGCAGGCATGACAAAAAGTTCGCTCGAAAAGATGATGACAAGAGTTCCGGAGAATTTCGATCAGATACTTGACGGGCTGATTGCAGAAGGGTTTCTTAAAAAATCAGAAGGCAAGTTCGTGATCCTCTGA
- the mutT gene encoding 8-oxo-dGTP diphosphatase MutT yields the protein MKKQTPVKVVAAVIEKNGKVLLAKRRRGDMLAGKWEFPGGKIDPGETAEEALKRELREELGIETEVQDFICSSRYDYEHLSVELLAYRVKHISGDITPHVHDEVRWVLFEDLCSFEFPAANVEIVRRLSSCRDL from the coding sequence ATGAAAAAGCAAACACCGGTGAAGGTCGTTGCAGCAGTTATCGAAAAGAACGGCAAGGTGCTGCTTGCGAAGCGGCGGCGGGGTGACATGCTGGCCGGCAAATGGGAATTCCCCGGGGGCAAGATCGACCCGGGCGAAACAGCAGAAGAGGCGCTGAAAAGGGAGCTGCGTGAGGAACTCGGCATCGAGACCGAGGTGCAGGACTTTATCTGTTCGAGCAGGTACGACTATGAGCATCTGTCGGTAGAACTGCTTGCTTACAGGGTCAAGCATATCTCGGGAGATATCACGCCCCATGTGCATGACGAGGTGAGATGGGTCCTGTTTGAGGACCTCTGTTCATTCGAGTTTCCTGCAGCGAATGTCGAGATCGTCAGGCGTCTCTCCTCATGCCGGGACCTATGA
- a CDS encoding BrnT family toxin, with translation MQFEWDREKAKRNLKKHNVSFDEAVTVFYDPLSATFDDPDHSNDEQRLVTVGYSSHKRLLMVAHTERGKTIRIISARLATARERKRHES, from the coding sequence ATGCAGTTCGAATGGGACAGGGAAAAGGCAAAAAGGAACCTAAAAAAGCATAACGTGTCATTTGATGAAGCTGTAACGGTATTTTATGACCCCTTATCGGCGACTTTTGACGACCCGGACCACTCGAATGACGAGCAAAGGCTTGTCACCGTAGGATACTCCTCTCATAAACGGCTGCTCATGGTTGCGCATACGGAGAGAGGGAAAACCATACGAATTATCAGCGCGAGGCTTGCAACGGCGCGCGAAAGGAAACGACATGAAAGCTAA
- a CDS encoding cobalamin B12-binding domain-containing protein encodes MKVLLVSPNREHLPDPVFPLGLSYIASALRKHDHDVRTIDLCFSEDMESDIQETISGFQPDVIGMSLRNIDDVCFPKQHSYLEEYRTTISSLRRYSSAPIVLGGSGFTIMPEAFMQELGADFGIIGEGEKAFPELMKKITSLAPSLVRREAEIRGAAAGHVLPPLQGGIEGGIGRIISSRSRIKDLDSVIPDRKLFDFSSYDRLGGMLNIQTKRGCPFKCIYCTYPQVEGRTVRLRSPQSVADEMEQIIAATGARHLFIVDSIFNYPVSHARAVCDEIIRRSININWSCYANPAHMTEELAEAMVRAGCTAVEFGTDSLVDEMLRNLGKSFDFSKVRKASAICKKSGLKFCHFIFAGSPGDTDETIDLTLARLEEIGPDAAVIMAGIRIFPGTVLARHARQDLGISNIGLTPVFYHSRTLTDYDKVAEAVSKKKNWIMPGYEINFHPRLQKKLREHGIKGSLWEGLGKR; translated from the coding sequence GTGAAAGTCCTCCTTGTCTCCCCTAACCGTGAACATCTGCCTGACCCGGTATTCCCTCTCGGCCTCTCGTACATTGCATCTGCACTCAGGAAGCATGATCACGATGTCAGAACGATCGACCTCTGCTTTTCTGAAGATATGGAGAGCGACATTCAGGAAACGATCAGCGGCTTCCAGCCTGATGTGATCGGCATGTCGCTCAGGAACATTGACGATGTCTGTTTTCCAAAACAGCACTCCTATTTAGAAGAATACCGGACAACGATCAGCTCTCTGCGCAGATATTCTTCGGCACCTATCGTCCTGGGTGGTTCAGGTTTTACGATCATGCCCGAGGCGTTCATGCAGGAGCTCGGTGCTGATTTCGGGATCATCGGCGAAGGCGAAAAGGCTTTTCCGGAATTAATGAAAAAGATAACCTCCCTCGCTCCCTCCCTGGTAAGGAGGGAAGCTGAAATACGTGGCGCGGCTGCCGGGCATGTCCTCCCTCCTTTACAAGGGGGGATTGAGGGGGGTATTGGCCGTATCATTTCATCCCGCTCACGGATCAAAGACCTGGATAGCGTTATACCTGATCGCAAACTGTTCGACTTCAGCTCCTATGACCGGCTTGGCGGCATGTTGAACATACAGACAAAAAGGGGCTGCCCTTTCAAATGCATCTACTGCACATACCCGCAGGTAGAAGGCAGGACTGTCAGACTGCGCAGCCCGCAGTCTGTTGCTGATGAAATGGAACAGATCATTGCAGCAACCGGGGCACGACATCTTTTCATCGTTGACAGCATATTCAACTATCCGGTCTCCCATGCAAGGGCGGTATGCGATGAGATCATCAGACGCAGCATCAATATCAACTGGTCATGTTACGCAAATCCTGCACATATGACAGAGGAGCTTGCAGAAGCCATGGTCAGGGCAGGCTGCACTGCTGTTGAGTTCGGCACTGACTCCCTTGTTGACGAGATGCTCAGGAACCTGGGGAAAAGTTTCGACTTCAGCAAGGTCAGGAAAGCATCGGCCATATGCAAAAAGTCGGGCCTGAAGTTCTGCCATTTCATCTTTGCAGGCTCGCCCGGCGATACCGACGAAACGATCGATCTGACCCTTGCTCGGCTTGAGGAGATCGGACCGGATGCTGCGGTGATCATGGCAGGGATCAGGATATTCCCCGGCACAGTTCTGGCACGGCATGCAAGGCAGGATCTCGGCATATCGAACATTGGCCTCACGCCTGTTTTCTATCACTCAAGAACGTTGACCGACTACGACAAGGTGGCTGAGGCAGTCTCAAAGAAGAAGAACTGGATCATGCCGGGCTATGAGATCAATTTTCATCCGCGTCTTCAGAAGAAGCTCAGGGAGCACGGCATCAAGGGCTCGCTTTGGGAAGGGCTGGGGAAACGGTAA